A DNA window from Setaria viridis chromosome 2, Setaria_viridis_v4.0, whole genome shotgun sequence contains the following coding sequences:
- the LOC117842039 gene encoding copper transporter 5.1 has protein sequence MMHMTFYWGKSATILFDGWRTSTWLGYLLSLVALLLAAAFYQYLEALRIRVKLAAGGGAGKQQAPSIPPPAGSDPSRAPLLAPALAFAAGRWPARVAVAAMFGVNSGLGYLLMLAVMSFNAGVFIAVVVGLALGYLAFRSSDGEDLVVVDNPCACA, from the coding sequence ATGATGCACATGACCTTCTACTGGGGCAAGTCCGCCACGATCCTCTTCGACGGCTGGCGCACCTCCACGTGGCTCGGCTACCTCCTCTCCCTCGTCGccctgctcctcgccgccgccttctacCAGTACCTCGAGGCGCTCCGGATCCGCGTCAAGCTCGCCGCGGGAGGGGGCGCGGGCAAGCAGCAGGCCCCCtccatcccgccgcccgccggctccGACCCGTCGCGGGCGCCGCTCCTCGCGCCCGccctcgccttcgccgccgggcggtggccggcgcgggtGGCCGTGGCCGCGATGTTCGGGGTCAACTCCGGCCTGGGATACCTCCTCATGCTCGCCGTCATGTCGTTCAACGCCGGCGTGTTCATCGCCGTCGTCGTGGGGCTTGCGCTCGGGTACCTCGCGTTCCGCAGCAGCGACGGGGAGGATCTCGTCGTGGTCGACAACCCCTGCGCCTGCGCGTGA
- the LOC117842115 gene encoding subtilisin-like protease SBT1.8, with protein sequence MLPMQQPPLLVLLLVFVVSTFALASTADVDADAGAATYIVYLNPALKPSPYGTHLHWHHAHLDALSLDPSRHLLYSYTTAAPSAFAARLLPSHVAALRGHPAVASVHEDVLLPLHTTRSPSFLHLPPYDAPKADAAGPDVIIGVLDTGVWPESPSFGDAGLGPVPARWRGSCETNATDFPSSMCNRKLIGARAFFRGYSSGGRNGSRVSSDLMSPRDDDGHGTHTATTAAGAVVADASLLGYASGTARGMAPGARVAAYKVCWRQGCFSSDILAGMEKAIDDGVDVLSLSLGGGAMPLSRDPIAVGALAATRRGIVVSCSAGNSGPSPSSLVNTAPWIITVGAGTLDRNFPAYAVLGNGETHAGMSLYAGDGLGDGKFPLVYNKGIRAGSNASKLCMEGTLDAAEVKGKVVLCDRGANSRVEKGQVVKQAGGVGMVLANTAQSGEEVVADSHLLPAVAVGAKSGDAIRRYVESDANAEVALNFAGTELDVRPAPVVAAFSSRGPNRIVPQLLKPDVIGPGVNILAGWTGSLGPTGLVADDRRSAFNILSGTSMSCPHISGLAAFVKAAHPNWSPSAIKSALMTTAYTVDNTDSPLLDAATNATATPWAFGAGHVDPVRALSPGLVYDATVDDYVAFLCTVGVSPRQVQAVAAAGPNVTCTRKLSSPGDLNYPSFSVVFGRRSSRSTVKYRRELTNVGDTGATYTVKVTGPSDVGVSVKPAMLQFRRPGDKLRYTVTFRSKSAKGPMDPAAFGWLTWSSDEHEVRSPISYTWGV encoded by the exons ATGCTCCCCATGCAGCAACCGCCCCTTCTTgttctcctcctcgtcttcgtcGTCTCCACATTTGCCCTTGCCTCAACCGCCGACGTCGatgccgacgccggcgcggcgacCTACATTGTGTACCTGAACCCCGCGCTCAAGCCTTCCCCCTACGGCACGCACCTGCACTGGCACCACGCCCACCTCGACGCGCTCTCCCTCGACCCGTCGCGCCACCTCCTCTACTCGTACACCACGGCCGCGCCGTCCGCGttcgccgcccgcctcctcccgtCCCACGTCGCGGCGCTCCGCGGCCACCCCGCCGTCGCGTCGGTCCACGAGGACGTGCTCCTCCCGCTCCACACCACGCGCTCCCCTTCGTTCCTCCACCTCCCGCCGTACGACGCGCCCAAGGCGGACGCCGCGGGTCCGGACGTCATCATCGGGGTGCTCGACACCGGCGTCTGGCCCGAGAGCCCCAGCTTCGGGGACGCCGGCCTGGGCCCCGTGCCGGCGCGGTGGCGTGGGAGCTGCGAGACCAATGCCACAGACTTCCCGTCGTCGATGTGCAACCGCAAGCTCATCGGCGCCCGCGCTTTCTTCCGCGGCTACTCGTCGGGCGGCCGGAACGGTTCTCGCGTCAGCTCCGACCTCATGTCGCCGAGGGACGACGACGGGCACGGCACACACACCGCGAccacggcggccggggccgtcGTGGCGGACGCGAGCCTGCTCGGGTATGCGTCGGGCACGGCGCGGGGCATGGCTCCCGGGGCGCGCGTCGCGGCGTACAAGGTGTGCTGGAGGCAGGGGTGCTTCAGCTCCGACATCCTGGCCGGCATGGAGAAGGCCATcgacgacggcgtcgacgtCCTCTCGCTGtctctcggcggcggcgcgatgccGCTCTCGCGCGACCCCATCGCGGTCGGTGCTCTCGCGGCCACCCGCCGCGGCATCGTCGTCTCATGCTCTGCCGGGAACAGcgggccgtcgccgtcgtccctgGTGAACACCGCCCCGTGGATAATCACCGTCGGCGCCGGAACGCTGGACCGGAACTTCCCGGCGTACGCCGTGCTCGGAAACGGCGAGACCCACGCCGGCATGTCGCTCTACGCAGGCGATGGGCTCGGCGACGGTAAATTCCCCCTGGTGTACAACAAGGGCATCCGCGCCGGCAGTAATGCGAGCAAGCTCTGCATGGAGGGCACGCTGGACGCCGCGGAGGTGAAGGGCAAGGTGGTGCTCTGCGACCGAGGCGCCAACTCGAGGGTGGAGAAGGGGCAGGTGGTGAagcaggcgggcggcgtgggGATGGTGCTCGCGAACACTGCCCAGAGTGGCGAGGAGGTCGTGGCGGACAGCCACCTGCTCCCGGCGGTGGCCGTCGGCGCCAAGAGCGGCGACGCCATAAGGAGGTACGTGGAGTCGGACGCCAACGCGGAGGTGGCGCTGAACTTCGCCGGCACCGAGCTCGACGTGCGcccggcgccggtggtggccgCGTTCAGCTCACGTGGGCCGAACAGGATTGTGCCGCAGCTGCTCAAGCCGGACGTGATCGGCCCGGGTGTGAACATCCTGGCCGGGTGGACAGGTTCCCTCGGCCCGACCGGGCTGGTCGCCGACGACCGGCGGTCGGCGTTTAACATTCTGTCAG GGACATCCATGTCGTGCCCGCACATCAGCGGCCTGGCGGCGTTCGTGAAGGCGGCGCACCCGAACTGGAGCCCCAGCGCCATCAAGTCCGCGCTCATGACCACCGCCTACACCGTGGACAACACCGATTCGCCCCTCCTCGACGCGGCGACCAACGCCACGGCCACGCCGTGGGCCTTCGGCGCCGGCCACGTCGACCCCGTCCGGGCGCTCTCGCCGGGCCTCGTCTACGACGCCACCGTCGACGACTACGTCGCCTTCCTCTGCACCGTCGGCGTGTCGCCGCGGCAGGTCcaggccgtcgcggcggcggggcccaaCGTGACGTGCACGCGGAAGCTGTCCAGCCCAGGGGACCTCAACTACCCGTCCTTCTCCGTCGTGTTTGGCCGGAGATCGTCGCGCAGCACGGTGAAGTACCGGCGCGAGCTGACCAACGTCGGCGACACCGGGGCCACGTACACCGTCAAGGTCACCGGGCCTAGCGACGTCGGCGTGAGCGTCAAGCCGGCGATGCTCCAGTTCAGGCGGCCCGGGGACAAGCTCAGGTACACCGTCACGTTCAGGTCCAAGAGCGCCAAGGGGCCCATGGACCCCGCCGCGTTTGGGTGGCTGACGTGGAGCAGCGACGAGCACGAGGTCCGGAGCCCCATATCGTATACCTGGGGGGTGTAG